The Micrococcales bacterium sequence CCTGCGTAGATGCCACAACAGGCTCTTCAAAGGCGCCGACCCATGACACCGGCCTGTCGTCCCGCAAACAGACAACTACAAGCTCAGGCAGCGTACGGTTAGCAAAGGTGTTTTGCTTGCCTGTTGGCATTGATTTGACGAACGCCTGTAGGAAGGCGGAAGCCGCTCTGACTGTGGCCCGTAAGTCACCGAGACTTGCGTTCAAGGAGTCTATATCTAGGGTTGCATATCGGTACAAGGTCGCTGAATTGAACTCAACCGTGCCGATCATTCCTGCGCCGGCATCCTCTTCCGCCGTCCCAGCCTTGACATCATCAACGGCCGTGAAGTAGTCGTATTCGAATTCCACACCGTGGGTTGACAATGCGTGGGCGACTTGGCATGAGGCATCAACATTCAGGTCAGACACATCCGCCACCATTCGGCCAAAGAGAGCCAAGTCAACAGAGTTCTTGCCCTTGATCAGTCCTTGGGCTTCCCGCCTGTCGACCTCGGCCTGATCACGTAGAGCCTCTGAAGCAAGTTCGCCAAGAGCAGCAATCTGCTGGTTCGACAGAAATAGTAGGTAGCCGGTTTCTTTGGGTCCATCCTTCCCACGCGACTCTTTGACCTTTATCCCGGTCGCGGTGAGCGCCTTTTCTGCAAACACAAGGGCTTCTTCTTCCGTGGCGTCCGGTGTGGCGTCCAAGACGCGCTCGGCAATAAGCTCAACCACCCGCTTGGTGCGAGTGCCGAGCTCTGAAAAGTCGAGGTACCCCCTAAACGCCTCACGTGCCGCGTGTTTCCAGGCTTGCGACGACACTCGCGCTCGTCGTACTCCGCCAAAAATGGCAGTTTTTGGTGAGCCCGTGTCGTCGCGGTTGAGGTTGGATGGAGGGACAGTATGAAGCAAGTGAAGGTCAATTATTGTCCTAGGCATTTTGGTCCTCCGAGTTTGAGCTTGGTGAATCGGACTGTGTCGTAGTGGGACTAGTGGGCTGCCGATAATATTGGCGAGCCCAGGCACGCCGTACGTCGTTGGTTCGACCGGGCAGTTGGAAGAAGAAGAGGTCATCTGCAAAAAGCCCGTAGTCAAAGGCGATTTCGAATCTGCGGAGTTGTTCCACCGGTGATCGCAGGTGGTACGAAAGCTCCGCGAATGATGTCGCCGTCACCAGCGCATTGAATCGCCTGCGAACGGGGCCCGGGCCATCCCCGCCTGAACCGACTCGGTCGTTGAGTTGTCTGATCGCCTGACCAAACGCGAGACCGCGCCGATGCATCGGAATCGCCGTGCCCCGCTGATGCAGCGCGAAAAGTGTGAGCGCCGCATGGATGGCGGATTCCTCGGCGGTCGGAGAGTCGTCTTGTGGCTTACCAGGAGCACCCGCCATCGTCACGTCCCAAATGGTCGCGTCAACACCCGGAGCACGTCCGATGTTCGCTCTCAGTCGGGCCAGCGTTGCCACCGTCGCGGGCCTCGCGCTCGTCGCCAGTAGCTCCTCGACGCACTGCGTTACGAACCTGCCCACCGGTCCGGCAAAGGCGACCCGCCGCCTGCTCACATTTGGTCCCTTCGTACTTGTGTGGCTCATGCCACGCCTTCCTTTCTTGTGCTGGAAAGATCTAGGTAGGCATCCGGCAAAACCCTTCGCAGGTTTTTTCTGAACCGGGCAATTGCCAGGCCTGCGTCGCGAAATACTCCGCCGGCTTCTCGACCGACCAGAGCAGCGGGGCCAGCTTCATCCACCGCCCGATCTGCGAGTCGGGTCACAATGCGGCGCACGGTGATCTGCCACGCTAGTCCCCACTCAACTGCAGATGCCGTATCGACTAGGCCTCGCAGCTTTTGACGGAACTCGCCGTCAAGCGCAAAGTAAGCCCATGCCTGCACTTGCTGTCTTGAACTGCCAGAATCCTGTGATGCTCCCGAAGCGAGGGCGATGTCCCTGGCCAGTGATCCAAGCAGTGTCACTGCTTCGATGGCCTTCCCAGCTGCGCTGACGGCCTCATCGGCCAGGTCTCGCGAAGCAGGGGACAGCAGCCGTGACGGGAGCTCCAGCTCGTCGTTGAACGCCTCGTCATAGGCCGATTCTTTAGTGCCGTAGGTCATTCCAACGGCCCGGACACGGACCAGTCGCTGATCAATCGCGCCGAGCTCTTCCAAGCGCGCTGCCCATTCGACTATGGCCGGCACCCGCCGAGGGGGCGGCCCAGAACCGCTGGTCCCGGGCAGCCCGAGCGGTAGCAGCCCTGCCAGGCCACGCCAGAGCGCCCTGCCTGGCTGGTGCCTTGCTGGCATGTATGTGTCCCGCTTTGCCGTTTTGCTTTGCGGGTCGGAATAGCGCCAACCGCTCATGGGCTCGAACGAGTAGCCGTTGTGCCCAGTCAGTTTGTCACCCTGGCAATTCACCACCGAGGTTGACCGACTGGCCGTTCCTCCCAGAAGGATTCGTCGACTTGCCCAGGTGTAGACGTCAAGTGGGCCACTCGGCGGCCGGTAGGCGGGAAGCACGGCGTCCTCGGGCCACCCTTGCGGCGCCGGTGTCAGAGGCGCGCGTTCCCAGATCGGCAAGTCCTGATTGGTGACCTCTATGCCGACTATCGAGGGCACTAGCAGGTTGAGCATCAGCGTTTCGGACAAGCTGTCGCCCACCATGTGGACCCCGCCAAGCTGCCCAGCCCAACCAGTACCGATGCCATAGCCCTTGCCGCCTTTCACCCTAGGGTCGCCCTGTGCCCCGGAATGAATGCCCGCGACGTCGAAAGCTTGGGCGTGGATCAACCAACGGGCCGCCTCTGCCCAACCCAAGCTCTGCCGGTGTTCCCCAAGGCGGGTTGTCAGGAATGACGATGAGCCCGAGCCATCACAAATGATCTTTGACAGGTCAGATGTCTCGCTCTTGCTGGTATGTAGACCAGCAACCTGCATGAAAGGACACTCTGGGTGCATCAGCCAGAATCGGTCGCGAAAACGACTCAAGTAGCCTGCCACATCCGCAGCGGCGCTGTCCCAGTCAGCCTTTATCTCACGCCAGTGGTCTAGA is a genomic window containing:
- the casA gene encoding type I-E CRISPR-associated protein Cse1/CasA, which translates into the protein MNDAAPPTFFSLIDEPWLAVLDDTGQRTEVSLLDVFRRAGSIRGISGELPTQDFAILRVLLAVLHRAVGGPQDLDHWREIKADWDSAAADVAGYLSRFRDRFWLMHPECPFMQVAGLHTSKSETSDLSKIICDGSGSSSFLTTRLGEHRQSLGWAEAARWLIHAQAFDVAGIHSGAQGDPRVKGGKGYGIGTGWAGQLGGVHMVGDSLSETLMLNLLVPSIVGIEVTNQDLPIWERAPLTPAPQGWPEDAVLPAYRPPSGPLDVYTWASRRILLGGTASRSTSVVNCQGDKLTGHNGYSFEPMSGWRYSDPQSKTAKRDTYMPARHQPGRALWRGLAGLLPLGLPGTSGSGPPPRRVPAIVEWAARLEELGAIDQRLVRVRAVGMTYGTKESAYDEAFNDELELPSRLLSPASRDLADEAVSAAGKAIEAVTLLGSLARDIALASGASQDSGSSRQQVQAWAYFALDGEFRQKLRGLVDTASAVEWGLAWQITVRRIVTRLADRAVDEAGPAALVGREAGGVFRDAGLAIARFRKNLRRVLPDAYLDLSSTRKEGVA
- the cas7e gene encoding type I-E CRISPR-associated protein Cas7/Cse4/CasC: MPRTIIDLHLLHTVPPSNLNRDDTGSPKTAIFGGVRRARVSSQAWKHAAREAFRGYLDFSELGTRTKRVVELIAERVLDATPDATEEEALVFAEKALTATGIKVKESRGKDGPKETGYLLFLSNQQIAALGELASEALRDQAEVDRREAQGLIKGKNSVDLALFGRMVADVSDLNVDASCQVAHALSTHGVEFEYDYFTAVDDVKAGTAEEDAGAGMIGTVEFNSATLYRYATLDIDSLNASLGDLRATVRAASAFLQAFVKSMPTGKQNTFANRTLPELVVVCLRDDRPVSWVGAFEEPVVASTQGGYVSRSTARLVEYAKAVDLTYGSPPVACFTTGIGTIGETVAVLGDSLPLDNAVRALEELLEQRLLGAAS